The Microbulbifer pacificus sequence GGGTATACAAGCGGGATTACGCGCTGGGCGGGCAATTGGATCTCCTGAGTGCTGTGCGTCAGATCGCCTTGCCTGCGGTGAAAACCCTGCTGCCGGCAGAAACCAGGGATTACGCAATTCACGTCAAGAACAATCCATTTTGCATGCCGGGAACCCGCTGCCGAAATGGTGAGTTTTTTTGCGGCTTTCTCCAGGGGCTTCTGCATGAGGCCGGCGCAAGCAGCCGGGTCGTTGTGCGTGAGGTGAAATGTCGCAGTGAAGGGGAGCACGAGTGCGTTTTTGAAATAGTGGATTGATGTTACAAGCGTTTTATACGGACATAGCAGCAGTTATCTGAAAATAAATAAAGGGGAAATCTTATGGTTGCGGAATACAACCCATTGCTTGTCGTGTTGTCTTTTGTCGTGTCGGTGTTGGGGTCGTTCACGGCGCTTCAGATGGCGGTTGCCATTCCGTCGGCGCGGGATATGGAAGAAAAAAGAGGCGCTATTATCAGAGCGGGGATAGCCATGGGCGGCGGTGCTATCTGGTCAATGCACTTTATTGCCATGCTCGCTTACGACATGGGTATGTCCGTCACTTATGATACGTTTCTTACTGCTCTTTCCGCTCTGATTGCGATGTTGGCCTGTTCTATCGGTCTCGCTATCGCCGGTATAGGTTTGTTCACGCTGGAGAAACTCGTCTCCGCTGGTGTATTCATGGGGTGTGGCGTTGCCGGGATGCACTATATGGGAATGGCGGCGATGATCATGCCGATGGACGTAAGTTATGACCTGAATATCCTGATTGTTTCCATCATCATCGGGGTTATTGCCTCCTGTGCAGCACTGTGGATTGCATTCCACATGCGGGGCAAATGGCAGATGTTCGGCAGTTCGGTGATCATGGGCGTAGCAGTTTGCGGCATGCACTACACGGGTATGGCGGCTGCAAAATACTCGCATACCAACGTTGTGGTGAAGGAGGCGGGCTTCCTCGGTGTTCTGGGTGGTGAGTATCTGGGGATAAGTATCTTCATGGTGATGGCGAGCTTGCTGTTGCTGACCCTGGCAATCAGTAGCCACCGCCGCCGTCAGCGGGAAGAGCTGGCAATCTGAGCAGATGAATTCAAACAAAAGATGAATTCAAACAAAAAAGCCGGGAAGATTCCCGGCTTTTTTGTTTCTGGCTGGACTCAGTCCATATAGCTCTCAACCGGAGGGCAGGAGCAGATCAGGTTGCGGTCACCGTAGACGTTGTCGATGCGATTGGAGGCGGGCCACACCTTGTGGTGCTTCAGCCAGGCGGCTGGACGGCCGGCGACTTCGCGGGAGTAGGGGTGGGTCCACTCGTCCGCCATCACATCGTCCTGAGTGTGGGGGGCATTGTGCAGCGGGTTGTCTTCCGCGGTGTATTTGCCGCTCGCCACATCTTCCGCTTCCTGGCGGATGATGGCCATGGCCTGCACGAAACGGTCCAGCTCTTCCTGGGCCTCAGACTCAGTGGGTTCGATCATCAGGGTGCCGGCCACCGGGAATGACATGGTGGGCGCATGGAAACCAAAGTCCATCAGGCGCTTGGCGATATCTTCCTCGGCGATGCCGCTCACTTCCTTCAATGGGCGCAGGTCGATCAGACACTCGTGCGCAACAAAGCCGTTGGTACCCTTGTACAGCAGCGGGTAGTGT is a genomic window containing:
- a CDS encoding MHYT domain-containing protein — protein: MVAEYNPLLVVLSFVVSVLGSFTALQMAVAIPSARDMEEKRGAIIRAGIAMGGGAIWSMHFIAMLAYDMGMSVTYDTFLTALSALIAMLACSIGLAIAGIGLFTLEKLVSAGVFMGCGVAGMHYMGMAAMIMPMDVSYDLNILIVSIIIGVIASCAALWIAFHMRGKWQMFGSSVIMGVAVCGMHYTGMAAAKYSHTNVVVKEAGFLGVLGGEYLGISIFMVMASLLLLTLAISSHRRRQREELAI